Genomic DNA from Elgaria multicarinata webbii isolate HBS135686 ecotype San Diego chromosome 2, rElgMul1.1.pri, whole genome shotgun sequence:
TCACTGCTACAGCTAGCCTGGTGGTGTGTGAATATTACTTTAGAGAAGCTGGTGGATCTTGGGGGATTTTTGTTCATATAATAGTAATCTCCTGCTTGCAAAAGTATTAAGTCGCAGATCTTTGTGCCACTGGTGGAATTACACTGGCTTAACTAACGTGAACAAAAGATGAAGCCCATAAGGGAAGGGCGTTTGTTTGCATCTGAGGTTTCTGGGTTAGTGTGTGTACATTTAAGTGTGTATGTTTGTCTGTGTGTGGCGTTTTACCATGCAAAGTTCCTTGCAATTATGCAATAGGGTTGTTGCAAACCTTGCACATATAATTCACCACCAATGCAGTTTCACTGTGCAATTAATAGTAAACAACTAATTCATGTGGCAGCAAAGGAGGGGAGTGGCTGAACAGAAGTCAGAACTCTTGCCTTTCAAACAGCTGCTTTTTCGACAGGGCACGTCTGCATGGGAAATTATGAATAGTGGAGAGATAAATTGTTGTTTGTTATTCATTCATGcaatttatgagtcaccctatagccaaagttctcagggtggcatacgtaataaaaaaacaaatacaataaaccaatgataaaacacattaaaagaagttaaaagcagtaacaataatttaaattaaatcacttttaaaagagaaataaatatCAAAGCAGCTTAAACATGGAAACGTATGACTTTAAAACACAGGCTTGAACATATCATTAAAAATTTAAGAagggtgtggtgtttttttttaaaagcctgggaaaataaaaaaaaagtctttgcctggcacACGAAACTCAACAAGGTAGTTGATAGATGCAGCTCTCTGGGGAGAACGTTGCACTacttgggggccaccacagaaaaagtccACTCCAGAATCTTAGTTTGTGGGAGGCACTCAGAACAGGGCATCAGATAATGATATTAGGGCATGATCACAAATGGTTCTCTATATGCAGACTATCCATTATTTCCTTCCAGTGAGAAATATTACCTCATGGCGTGTTGCCACACTGCCCTCCCCTTgtgctttccttctttcccttCACGTTATCTTAGATTGTACATCTGCAGGCAGGACCTGGTTCTATGATTTTATCCTTGTTTGGTACCTAGCTTACTTTAGGCACCTTTATAAATGATAGTGGGCATGTCTAGGCAAGGGgtgttgagggggatgatctcacaattttatgatcgcaagatcatccccctcgtctacatgcaGCATGCTATgtcccaggagaaagaggacgtcgcagctgccattttggatttatttattttttatcgggaaagagcgcaggagcactcctacAAAACAGTaaggcttttattttaaaaataaagacccacctcccacccctgatgggcacggagttcctgagccgggacaaaactgtgACGGCgagccacacgtcccgcagtcttgggatcatcccgagacagcgGGGAAAATCGGAATTAaatggtagggtgatatcccgaggcaagggaggaatcatccctctctgctctgtggatgcacagggacgatcccaggacgatccccaggatatcgccccgtctagacgtGCCCAGTGTgtgtacatttgtgtgtgtgtgtgtgtgtgtgtgtccatgcacgtGTGCATATGCATGCATATGTAAGCAAAGGTAGCTAGGAAGTAAACACTTGAGTCATGAACTGTATTTATCCCAATCTAAATATCTGGAGATATTAATGTTCTGCATTATATGATTGCCAGGTTGTGTTTGACTAAGTATTAGCAATAGAgaaaacctaaatcagaatcatTTGCAaagacttctttctctctctctcttcccccccttttctgaACCCCGCCATTATTATAATCCTTAAGCAAAAAGCACTTGGCACATTTGCATGGATTATAAGAGTAAATTCAGTTGCAGCTCTTGAGTACAGTGTAGTTTGGCAAACTGAGATGTCATCAGCGAGGGCGGTTGTGTTTTGGTGAGTTCCGTGGCTTCGCCTGCATTATTGttatctacattttatttttactcccAAATGAATAGAATTTAGTAGATGGCTGAAAACCAGTGAAAGTCGTCATCATAAGCTGTAGTTTTAGTCAGTATTCAATGGTAGTCCTATGtaaactaggcccattcacttccATAGCTTTATTCTGTGTAGgatactgttggatactgccctttataTGCACAATCGGATGTGCTGAAATGGATGATGTAGAGATTCACAGTGCGTTTGGAATCTAGACAGACAATGTGCAAGCCAGCATCCTGTGCTATTGGCTCAATGCATTAGCACGCAGCTGGGAGTGTGGAAATTCGATGTATCAGGACCTGGAAAAACTGGTACGCATCTTCCCATTGATAGAAGCTATATAGACTGCATGGTTTGGACTGGTCCTGCAATTGCCTGGTTATGATATGGATGGGCGGGTAGAAGCAATGGACCAATGCAAGTTAAACTTGTTGGCACATGTGGACTGTAGGGGATTGGGAGTGTTTAAAATGTATAACCGATCCCCCTTTGAAGTGACTAATGCATCTCCTCCTGGATTCCAAACTTTCTCAACTACAACTAGGATAGGGAtattttggcattttgtgtgaTACTGTGTGGCTTCCCCCGTTTAAAGAGCTCCCAGGGACATAAGCAGGGGAGATGTTGATGAATGTGAGTAATAAGCACTTACTcatcctttctccccacccacccctctctctttgcAGTTCAGGTCCTGGTAGATGGTGCACCGCTTCGTATCCAGTTGTGGGACACAGCAGGACAGGTAAGGGCCACAAATTAAAGTGTGCAGTTCTGGTTCTGATGCAAATGCAGTGGCAAGAATGATGTCTGGAAGAAGGTGATGGAAATCTGGGAATATGAGTGAAATGCTACTGTCCAGTTAGTATGCTTAtttatggttgtgtttttatCTTTGGTTTTAAACATTGTAAACATTTTAACAGTTTAACTGATGAGTTTTTGTATTTACTATTATATAGTCTAATGTCTGGTTCTGTAAACCACTTGGAGATGTTTTTTGATATAATCCGcagtaaataatttttaataataataataataataataataataataataataataataataataccctcatAATAGTGAGTTCATGTCTGAGGTAATATTTGAATTGGGAACTTTAGTACTTGAAAGGAACTGAACTTTTAAAGGACAGAGTTCTAAATTAAAAAGCGAGGTACCTTTAGCTAGAGGTGCAGGCCTTTCTAAGGAAGACATGAGCTCCACAAGAGAGACCTCCTAAACATTTATTAGAGTAGCTGCTtttgctttatttgtttgtttgactgGGATCCCTCTTTTAGTGGACTTTAAAGCGCCTcccttttctgttgttttaactgATACTGTACCTAGTATAGGAATCAGCAATCAAGTTGTCATTCTTTCCTCTTAGTTACACATGGGGGACTGAAACCCTTTGTTTcttggctgggagggtgggtgggatgaaagcTGAAAACTCCTGCTGTAGAGCTTTGTGGAAAAGCCAATGTTGGGATATTTTCTGAGAGCCCTCTAGCTATCATTATTGCTGTAGGTGTCCATTACAAAAAATCACATCTCTCCTTTTTCCTCTACAGGAAGACTTTGATTGCCTCCGCTCACTCTGCTACCCTGATACTGATGTCTTCCTGGTCTGCTTCAGTGTTGTAAACCCCACATCCTTCCAAAACATTACAGAGAAATGGGTCCCTGAAATACAAACTCACAACCCTCAGACTCCAGTGGTGCTGGTGGGGACACAGGCTGACCTGCGGGATGATGTCAACGTGCTGATCAACCTGGACCGCTACAATGTAAAGCCTGTGCCAAGAACTCAGGCTGAAGACCTAGCTGAGAAAATCCGGGCTCAGACTTATGTAGAGTGCTCTGCTCTGACTCAAAAGAACCTGAAGGAGGTTTTTGACACAGCCATAATCAGTGCAGTAGAGCACAAGGCccagcaggaaaagaaaatgacAGCCAAAGGGATCAAAACCCTCTCCAAATGCCGATGGAAGAAATTCTTCTGTTTCGTCTGAAGCTGGTTTAGCCTATGAGCCAGGACTGAACCTCACACCTTCGCCCACAGAGAGTGAAGTGACTATCTAATGGCTCCGACATGGGGAGTGTTGTAAGCCAAGGTGACATGGAGCTCCAGCTCTTGCTGGGTTATGGTAGAACTTGCCTGGAAGAAAGGAAGTGGACCCATGTAAGCACCAGGCTACCGGATGGGCCATGCAGCCTTTAAGCAACAGGGGTAGTTTGCTGTTTCACATACTGAGTTCAGTGTTAAAGAACAACCAGGTATATTGTGTGAGATATCCAAGAAGCATGGCCAGGTTCCAGAACCTCCCAAAGGCTTCATAACATCATAATTAAACCTTGATTTAAAACCTGAGATATAACTTGGAGGGTTATATCTCATTTTCAAGACATGGATAAGGATAGAGGGATTTCTCCAGGGTGACGACAGTGCAGAATAATGTGGGCCTGCTCAAGTGAAAGCATCACTTGAACTTTCCCTTCAATCCTGCTTAAAAGTAAACCCACAAGATACAGTAGAGAAGGGGTGTTTTGTGCAAAGGAGTATCAGTTTTGTGCACACCCTTAAAAGGACAAAAGACCTTCTAACAAAATGATGTGAAAAGATCCCTATGGTTCCACAAACCCTGTGTAACGAAGGGCTAATTCTGAAGCAATGTTTGGACCCCATGGGATGATTTCTTTGACGTGGTCCCATGAGCCTAGATATGTGAGAAATGTATTTAAtgcttttttgtggtggtggtggggaatctgtAAGCAGATTTCAACAGGAATGTGGGGGCTCACTGTGGGGATTATCCCTGGAAAAGCTACATGCCCAACCTGCTCTGATGTTAATCTTTCCAACTGAATGCACTCACCATATCACTTCAAACATCGTCCCTTGAGTACATAAATTCTGAATCTAAATATTTCTTGTCCAATCCTCCTCACAAGGACCCAGGTGTCCATGTGAGGGCATTAATAATACCTTTTTTTAGTAACATGTTATCCAATACCATACCACCAACTAGTGCTATCCAAAGAAATGAGCATGCCCTTCCAGAAACACCTGCTCTAAATCATACTCCTTCACACCTCAATGCTGACCTGTGGAACTTATTTTCCCTTCCTGAAACATTTTGTATCAGATCAATTTGGTCCTATCAGGTTAGCTACTACGATTGATGTTGTGTTAACGGTAAGGACAGGATGAAGTTTACTTTTTAGACCTGAGATGGAAATACAAGCAAACCTCCAAAAACAACTGCAAGGCTTTAAGTATCCCAACTAAATATCAAGTCACCCTCTGTTAGTGAGCATATGAAATGTCACCTGCCCAAATGCTAAATGCATCAAGATACTTGAGCTTTGCTTTTGGGTTCCTTACGTTTGAAAAATCAGTCAGATATTTTAAACTGGGTATCCCAACtgtctcagcctagcctactttgcagggctgtTACAGGGAAACAAAGAGGCAAGAGCATATTCTAATCCACCCTGATATTGTTGGATAAAATAGGGATAAATAATATCTGCCCTTAACACTGTAGAATACAAGAATGATTTCAAAGCCATTCCTAAAGAGGTAAAATCATGTACAAACAGTACTTGATAAACTATTTCACGAACCATTCCTAGCACAATGACCTAGACAGAGCTGCTGTTGAACAGAAGAATAACTACATTTCAAAGATcatagggggaaaggggggaaatggagattgcCATCTTGTGTGGAAAGAAATTATGCTTTAGTGGTGTACTAACTCAGTTTTGGCGCTTAAATGTGAATATTTCCCTTTGGGACAGTGTgttgcagtgatcatgcaaacctagAGCATTTGAAAGACATGGAAGGCAGTTTCACTTTTGTGTGAAATAAATATTGTAAGGGAGAGAACAGAGATAAAACGTAAAAGTGAGGAAATgtcaaaaaagg
This window encodes:
- the RHOV gene encoding rho-related GTP-binding protein RhoV, producing MPPQEILDYSPTLRRCSTPSRGSGSELGIKCVLLGDGAVGKTSLIVSYTTNGYPDQYQPTALDTFSVQVLVDGAPLRIQLWDTAGQEDFDCLRSLCYPDTDVFLVCFSVVNPTSFQNITEKWVPEIQTHNPQTPVVLVGTQADLRDDVNVLINLDRYNVKPVPRTQAEDLAEKIRAQTYVECSALTQKNLKEVFDTAIISAVEHKAQQEKKMTAKGIKTLSKCRWKKFFCFV